One Microbacter margulisiae genomic window carries:
- the nadB gene encoding L-aspartate oxidase: MEYRYDFLVIGGGIAGLSFALKVASKGKVAILTKTSLEEANTFYAQGGVATVMLQSDNFEKHIQDTLIAGDFLCNREAVEKVVREAPAQIKELIQWGVDFDKDDSGHFDLHREGGHSEFRILHHKDSTGSEIQESLVNRVLQNPNIDIFNDHFAIDLITQHHLGQIVTRHTPNIACYGVYVLDHNTRRIDTFLAKITLVATGGIGNVYQTTTNPAIATGDGIAMVHRARGVISDMEFVQFHPTALYHPGERPSFLITEAMRGYGALLRTTDGKEFMHKYDIRGELAPRDIVARAIDNEMKNRGDDFVYLDVTHKDAEETKQHFPMIYQKCMSLGINITRDMIPVTPAAHYLCGGIQVDLNAHTSINRLYAVGECSRTGLHGANRLASNSLIEAVVFADAAAKDAIQRISQLSFVEVPEWDDAGTSLPEEMVLITQSIKEVQQIMTTYVGIVRSNLRLQRAMSRLEILYRETESLFDRSVVSKEICELRNIISVGYLIIKQAMQRKESIGLHYTIDYPEPCEKH; this comes from the coding sequence ATGGAATACCGCTATGATTTTTTGGTTATTGGAGGAGGTATTGCCGGATTAAGCTTTGCTCTCAAAGTAGCATCCAAGGGTAAAGTTGCCATTTTAACCAAAACATCTTTAGAAGAAGCCAATACATTTTATGCTCAGGGAGGCGTGGCTACCGTCATGCTTCAGTCGGATAACTTCGAAAAACATATTCAGGACACGCTGATAGCAGGAGATTTTCTGTGCAACCGGGAAGCAGTCGAAAAAGTAGTCCGGGAAGCTCCAGCTCAAATTAAAGAGTTAATTCAATGGGGTGTTGATTTTGACAAAGATGATTCGGGACATTTTGACTTGCATCGCGAAGGGGGACATTCCGAGTTTCGTATTTTACACCATAAAGATTCGACCGGTAGTGAAATTCAGGAATCATTGGTCAATCGGGTATTACAAAATCCGAATATTGACATTTTCAATGATCATTTCGCTATCGATTTAATTACCCAACACCATTTAGGCCAAATTGTTACACGGCACACTCCAAACATTGCATGCTATGGAGTATATGTGCTGGATCATAACACACGACGTATCGATACGTTTTTGGCAAAAATTACCTTGGTAGCAACCGGAGGTATTGGAAATGTATATCAAACCACAACCAATCCGGCTATTGCCACAGGAGATGGTATTGCCATGGTGCATCGGGCACGTGGAGTAATTTCTGATATGGAATTCGTTCAGTTCCATCCCACAGCGCTTTATCATCCCGGAGAACGGCCCTCGTTTTTGATAACGGAAGCTATGCGGGGCTATGGTGCACTATTACGCACAACGGACGGAAAAGAATTCATGCACAAATATGATATTCGTGGAGAGTTGGCTCCCCGCGATATTGTTGCACGCGCTATTGATAATGAAATGAAAAACCGTGGAGATGACTTTGTTTATTTGGACGTCACCCACAAAGACGCAGAAGAAACAAAACAACATTTTCCGATGATCTATCAGAAATGCATGAGCCTTGGCATTAATATAACACGTGATATGATTCCCGTCACCCCGGCAGCCCATTATTTATGTGGTGGCATCCAGGTTGATCTGAACGCACATACATCAATTAACCGTTTGTATGCAGTCGGGGAATGTAGCCGGACTGGTTTGCATGGAGCGAATCGCCTTGCCTCAAATTCGCTCATTGAAGCTGTTGTATTTGCCGATGCTGCTGCCAAAGACGCCATTCAACGCATTTCACAATTGTCATTCGTAGAAGTTCCTGAATGGGACGATGCAGGGACTTCATTACCAGAAGAAATGGTCTTAATCACTCAAAGCATCAAAGAAGTGCAGCAAATTATGACAACGTATGTAGGTATTGTACGTTCCAATCTGCGATTGCAGCGTGCAATGTCACGTCTTGAAATCCTGTATCGTGAAACCGAAAGTTTATTTGACCGATCTGTTGTTTCAAAAGAAATTTGCGAACTTCGCAACATCATTAGTGTTGGCTACCTAATCATAAAACAAGCCATGCAACGAAAAGAAAGCATTGGGTTGCATTATACAATTGATTATCCGGAACCTTGCGAAAAACATTGA
- the lgt gene encoding prolipoprotein diacylglyceryl transferase codes for MNLFIHWNVNPEIVKVFGISIRYYGILFVGGIILALFILEKMAKREGFTQKEWDKLTLYGLIGIIAGARLGQYLFYEPSQLITHPLEVLLPIEQMPDGHYHFIGYQGLASHGGALGLILALALFTWKTKRNIWVTLDLVAIVTPLSGFFIRMANLMNSEIYGKKTDVPWAFIFERVDQSPRHPSQIYEGLSYLFIFFLNMFLYKKIKSKVGSGFFFGLTIALIFTARFIIEFFKAPQEAFERNMTLDMGQWLSIPFVLIGLFLVWRSYKIPNRIKSVSSHKK; via the coding sequence ATGAATCTATTTATTCATTGGAATGTCAATCCCGAGATTGTCAAGGTGTTTGGCATCTCCATTCGTTATTATGGCATTTTATTTGTCGGAGGTATTATTTTGGCCCTGTTCATATTAGAAAAAATGGCCAAACGTGAAGGATTTACTCAGAAAGAATGGGATAAACTGACTTTATATGGGTTAATCGGCATTATTGCCGGAGCCCGGTTAGGTCAATATCTATTCTATGAACCAAGTCAACTAATAACACATCCTTTGGAAGTCCTTCTTCCAATTGAACAAATGCCTGATGGCCACTATCATTTTATTGGATATCAGGGTCTTGCCAGCCATGGTGGTGCTTTGGGATTAATTTTGGCATTAGCGCTTTTCACATGGAAAACGAAACGTAACATATGGGTAACGCTTGATTTAGTAGCTATTGTAACACCTTTATCAGGTTTTTTTATTCGGATGGCCAACCTAATGAATTCTGAGATTTATGGAAAGAAAACCGATGTACCTTGGGCATTTATTTTCGAAAGAGTAGATCAATCACCCAGACATCCTTCGCAAATTTATGAAGGCCTTTCCTATTTGTTTATCTTTTTTCTTAATATGTTTTTATACAAAAAGATCAAATCGAAGGTTGGATCCGGGTTCTTCTTCGGGCTAACAATAGCATTAATCTTCACGGCACGTTTTATCATTGAATTCTTCAAAGCTCCTCAGGAAGCTTTTGAACGGAATATGACACTCGATATGGGACAATGGCTCAGCATTCCATTTGTTTTAATAGGTCTCTTTCTTGTTTGGAGAAGCTATAAAATTCCAAACCGAATCAAGTCAGTATCCTCGCATAAAAAATAA
- a CDS encoding IS3 family transposase: MSKTSTCGLLGVSRQVYYRYCRSKQKKQDKAEQVLTMVRPIRKNMPRIGFRKLYYLLYEPLIELHVGRDKFLSILKANQMLIKPKRNYRITTDSHHRFRKHKNLVADIELTHPEQVWVSDITYIGGRDRNCYLALVTDAYSKKIMGYDVSNSLSTEGSLRALNMAIKQKKYKNKLIHHSDRGLQYCSNDYQNVLKKKKIIPSMTEHYDPYANAIAERVNGILKQEFFLEDYLVDIKTMKLLVEDAVHIYNTQRPHWSCYMKTPEQMHCQKEIKIRNYKKQNLIKASLDKV; the protein is encoded by the coding sequence GTGAGCAAAACCTCCACCTGTGGATTGCTCGGGGTAAGTAGACAGGTTTATTATCGTTATTGTAGGTCAAAACAGAAGAAACAGGACAAGGCAGAGCAAGTATTAACAATGGTTCGTCCCATACGGAAAAATATGCCCCGAATAGGATTCAGGAAGTTATATTATCTTCTTTATGAACCATTAATAGAATTACATGTTGGCCGTGACAAGTTTCTATCTATACTAAAGGCTAATCAGATGTTGATTAAACCAAAGAGAAATTATCGTATAACCACAGACTCCCACCATCGTTTTAGAAAGCACAAGAATTTGGTGGCAGATATAGAACTGACCCATCCCGAACAGGTTTGGGTATCGGATATAACTTATATCGGGGGCAGGGACAGGAACTGTTATCTGGCATTAGTTACAGATGCATATTCCAAAAAGATCATGGGTTATGATGTTTCTAATAGTTTGTCCACTGAAGGTTCTTTGAGAGCATTAAACATGGCCATTAAACAAAAAAAATATAAAAACAAACTGATCCATCATTCGGATAGAGGATTACAGTATTGCAGTAACGATTATCAAAATGTATTGAAAAAGAAAAAGATTATACCAAGTATGACTGAGCATTATGACCCTTATGCCAATGCGATAGCTGAGAGGGTAAATGGGATATTAAAACAGGAGTTTTTTCTGGAGGATTATCTGGTAGATATCAAAACAATGAAATTATTGGTAGAAGATGCTGTTCATATTTACAATACACAAAGGCCACACTGGTCGTGTTACATGAAAACACCTGAACAGATGCACTGCCAAAAAGAAATAAAAATTAGAAATTATAAAAAGCAAAACCTTATCAAGGCTAGCCTTGATAAGGTTTGA
- the metA gene encoding homoserine O-acetyltransferase MetA → MPVNIPDKLPAVEQLKHENIFVMDASRALTQDIRPLKIVILNLMPIKITTETDLIRLLSNTPLQVEIDFLKMKSHISKNTPMEHMTMFYKTFNSIRNGKYDGMIITGAPVEMLDFEEVNYWSELTEIFSWARTHVTSTFYICWAAQAGLHYFYDIPKYILSEKMFGVFEHSLNEPLNPIFRGFDETFYVPHSRHTEIKRDDIISKPELTILSESDEAGVYMVMARNGREFFITGHAEYAPDTLDQEYQRDVAKGLSIELPRHYYRDDNPENPPLVRWRGHANLLFTNWLNYFVYQMTPFNREDIQ, encoded by the coding sequence ATGCCTGTTAATATTCCTGATAAATTACCTGCCGTTGAACAATTGAAGCACGAAAATATTTTTGTGATGGATGCTTCGCGTGCATTAACCCAAGATATCCGTCCTTTGAAAATCGTGATTCTGAACTTAATGCCGATTAAAATCACAACGGAGACTGATTTGATTCGATTGTTGTCCAATACGCCACTTCAGGTCGAAATTGATTTTTTAAAAATGAAAAGTCATATTTCCAAAAATACACCAATGGAACATATGACGATGTTTTACAAAACGTTCAATTCTATTCGTAATGGCAAGTATGATGGCATGATTATTACAGGCGCTCCTGTTGAAATGCTTGATTTTGAGGAAGTAAACTATTGGAGTGAATTGACAGAAATCTTTTCTTGGGCTAGGACACATGTAACATCGACTTTTTACATTTGCTGGGCAGCTCAGGCTGGCCTGCATTATTTCTATGATATTCCTAAATATATTTTGTCGGAAAAAATGTTTGGAGTGTTTGAACATTCGTTGAATGAACCTTTAAATCCAATTTTTAGAGGATTTGATGAGACTTTCTATGTTCCACACAGTCGCCACACTGAAATTAAGCGGGATGATATTATTTCAAAGCCGGAACTAACTATATTATCTGAATCGGACGAAGCCGGTGTGTACATGGTTATGGCCCGTAATGGCCGAGAATTTTTTATTACAGGGCATGCTGAATATGCCCCTGATACGCTTGATCAGGAATATCAAAGGGATGTGGCAAAAGGTCTTTCCATTGAATTACCTCGTCATTATTACAGAGATGATAATCCTGAAAATCCCCCTTTAGTTAGGTGGCGGGGACATGCCAATCTGCTATTTACAAATTGGTTGAATTATTTTGTCTATCAGATGACTCCGTTTAATAGAGAAGATATTCAGTAG
- the murI gene encoding glutamate racemase has product MVTRSNSATGPIGIFDSGYGGLTILNAIREQMPQYDYLYLGDNARTPYGTRSFEVVYQYTLECVKKLFSLNCRLVLLACNTASAKALRTIQQNDLPNIDPDRRVLGVIRPTAEAIGTLTKTRHVGLVGTTGTIQSLSYPMEIAKLFQDIIVTGEACPMWVPLVENGEYDSPGADYFVEKHLNHLFSVDPEIDTLVLGCTHYPLLLNKIRQFTPSHVSLIVQGKIVADRLSDYLYRHPDMEQRCAKNGSCHFLTTESEEKFAASASLFINEPVIATHVVV; this is encoded by the coding sequence ATGGTAACACGATCTAATTCAGCAACAGGCCCTATTGGTATCTTCGATTCCGGATATGGCGGATTGACGATATTGAATGCTATACGGGAGCAGATGCCACAATACGACTATCTATATTTGGGAGATAATGCACGAACTCCTTACGGAACACGTTCATTTGAAGTAGTATATCAATATACTCTGGAATGTGTAAAGAAGTTATTCAGCCTGAATTGCAGGCTTGTGCTGTTGGCTTGTAATACAGCTTCTGCTAAGGCTTTACGTACAATTCAACAAAATGATTTACCCAATATTGATCCTGACAGGCGCGTGTTAGGTGTTATTCGTCCAACAGCAGAAGCTATCGGAACCTTGACAAAAACACGCCATGTGGGTTTAGTTGGTACAACAGGAACTATCCAGTCGCTTTCTTATCCGATGGAAATAGCCAAATTATTTCAGGATATAATTGTTACGGGAGAAGCTTGTCCCATGTGGGTACCTTTGGTCGAAAATGGAGAATATGATTCTCCGGGTGCTGATTACTTTGTTGAAAAACATTTGAATCATTTATTTTCTGTTGATCCTGAAATTGATACACTGGTATTGGGATGTACGCACTACCCTTTACTATTGAATAAGATACGGCAATTTACTCCTTCTCATGTGTCGTTAATTGTACAGGGAAAAATTGTGGCTGACCGCTTGTCCGATTATTTATATCGACATCCTGATATGGAGCAACGCTGTGCAAAGAATGGATCATGTCATTTTTTGACGACCGAATCAGAAGAAAAATTCGCTGCTTCGGCATCTTTGTTTATAAATGAACCTGTTATTGCCACTCATGTTGTGGTATAA
- a CDS encoding dipeptidase, producing MKKFFFLILLLTVIVSRPYACTNFLVGKDASATGAAYITYNADSYFLFGALYYRPAANYPKGAMMDIYDWDTGNYRGQIKQAEHTYSVVGNMNQYQVTIAETTFGGRPELVDTTAVLDYGSLMYIALQRSRTAREAIKVMASLVNEYGYGSEGESFSIGDPEEVWILEMIGKGPKNKGAVWVAERIPDDCVSAHANQARITTFPLDDPKNCLYAPDVISFARSKGYYNGTNKDFSFSDTYAPLDYVALRACEARVWSFFRKMDTTMNKYITYVKGETKERMPLWIKPSHKVTLHELMLDMRDRFEGTEFDITKGVGAGPFGSPLRCSPLVWTYNGKEYLHERPTATYQTGFTFVAEMRRWLPDPVGGILWFGVDDAACSEYVPMYCGINKVPECFSPTNGSLLKFSWTSAFWIFNWVSNMAYSKYCYMIQDINKEQSKWENKFTILTPAVDKAAAYLMETDTTAACDFLTEFSDDQAEAVTHAWKKLGEYLMVKYMDGNIKVEKDGKFVQNAAGIPPTIDRPGYPDDFKRQIIQANPDEFRVKTQAELDNRKQ from the coding sequence ATGAAAAAATTCTTCTTTCTCATTTTATTATTAACCGTTATTGTTTCGCGCCCCTATGCATGTACTAACTTTTTAGTCGGTAAAGATGCCAGTGCAACTGGAGCTGCTTATATAACTTATAATGCCGATTCATATTTCTTGTTTGGAGCGCTTTATTATCGTCCTGCTGCCAATTATCCTAAAGGTGCTATGATGGATATTTACGATTGGGATACAGGAAACTACCGTGGCCAGATCAAGCAAGCTGAGCATACGTATTCTGTGGTAGGAAATATGAATCAATATCAAGTTACGATTGCCGAAACTACTTTTGGTGGAAGGCCTGAATTAGTTGATACAACAGCTGTACTGGATTATGGCAGTCTCATGTATATTGCTTTACAGCGTTCACGTACTGCGAGAGAAGCCATTAAGGTAATGGCCTCGTTGGTAAATGAGTACGGATATGGAAGTGAAGGTGAATCATTCTCAATTGGAGATCCTGAAGAAGTCTGGATCCTCGAAATGATAGGTAAAGGGCCCAAAAATAAAGGGGCAGTGTGGGTCGCTGAACGTATTCCTGATGATTGCGTTTCGGCACATGCAAATCAGGCACGGATTACCACTTTCCCGTTGGATGATCCAAAAAATTGTCTGTACGCACCTGATGTTATCTCGTTTGCCCGATCTAAAGGTTATTATAACGGCACAAATAAAGATTTCAGTTTTTCAGATACATATGCCCCCTTAGATTATGTAGCTTTACGCGCTTGCGAAGCTCGCGTATGGTCTTTCTTTAGAAAGATGGATACCACAATGAATAAATATATTACCTATGTGAAAGGTGAAACAAAAGAGCGTATGCCATTGTGGATCAAACCTTCACATAAAGTAACATTACATGAACTAATGCTTGACATGCGTGACCGTTTTGAAGGTACTGAATTTGATATCACAAAGGGAGTAGGGGCTGGCCCTTTTGGTTCGCCTTTACGATGCAGTCCATTAGTATGGACATATAACGGGAAAGAATATTTACATGAACGGCCAACTGCAACTTATCAAACAGGTTTTACCTTTGTGGCGGAAATGCGTCGATGGTTACCTGATCCTGTAGGGGGAATTCTTTGGTTTGGAGTGGACGATGCTGCTTGTTCGGAATACGTGCCAATGTATTGCGGAATTAATAAAGTTCCTGAATGTTTTTCTCCAACCAATGGAAGTTTATTGAAATTTTCATGGACATCAGCATTTTGGATTTTCAATTGGGTTTCTAATATGGCATATAGCAAATATTGTTATATGATCCAGGATATTAATAAAGAACAATCCAAGTGGGAAAATAAATTTACCATTTTAACTCCTGCTGTTGATAAAGCAGCTGCTTATTTAATGGAAACAGATACAACAGCTGCCTGCGATTTTCTCACTGAGTTTAGTGATGATCAAGCTGAGGCTGTTACTCATGCCTGGAAAAAGCTGGGAGAGTATCTGATGGTGAAATATATGGATGGCAATATTAAGGTTGAAAAAGACGGAAAGTTTGTACAAAATGCCGCAGGCATTCCTCCTACAATTGACAGACCGGGTTATCCGGATGATTTTAAACGCCAGATTATTCAAGCCAATCCTGATGAGTTTCGTGTGAAAACCCAGGCAGAGTTGGATAATCGAAAACAGTGA
- a CDS encoding riboflavin synthase — protein sequence MFSGIIEEAAEVVALSYDNSNLNISLRCSFTNELKIDQSIAHNGVCLTVIDIKNDIYTVTAIQETLDKSNLGLLQIGSKVNLERSMLMNGRLDGHIVQGHVDQTAMCTDVQLANGSWYYTFSYKTTSQMKAQGYVTVEKGSVAVNGVSLTVVHSKPNSFSIAIIPYTYEHTNFNQITVGSVVNLEFDIIGKYISRLIGDRHKA from the coding sequence ATGTTTTCTGGTATTATTGAAGAAGCGGCTGAGGTAGTCGCATTAAGCTATGACAATAGCAATTTGAACATTTCATTACGTTGTTCGTTTACGAATGAGCTCAAAATTGATCAGAGCATTGCTCACAATGGAGTTTGCTTAACAGTGATTGATATCAAAAATGATATATATACTGTCACTGCCATACAAGAGACTTTGGACAAATCTAATTTAGGACTTTTGCAAATTGGAAGCAAAGTGAATTTGGAACGTAGCATGCTAATGAATGGACGATTAGATGGACATATTGTGCAAGGCCATGTGGATCAGACTGCTATGTGTACAGATGTGCAGTTGGCAAATGGAAGTTGGTATTACACATTTAGTTATAAAACAACTTCACAAATGAAAGCACAAGGTTACGTAACTGTGGAGAAAGGTTCTGTTGCTGTTAACGGGGTGAGTCTGACAGTGGTACATTCAAAACCCAATAGCTTTTCAATTGCAATTATTCCGTACACTTACGAGCATACCAACTTTAATCAGATTACCGTTGGCTCTGTAGTAAATTTAGAGTTCGACATCATTGGTAAATATATCAGTCGTTTGATAGGCGATCGTCATAAGGCATAA
- the rpsT gene encoding 30S ribosomal protein S20, with translation MANHKSSVKRIRQTAKKRLHNRYYAKTARNAVRALRSVKEPAEAAAMLPKVASMLDKLAKRNMIHKNKANNLKSKLALHVNKLAK, from the coding sequence ATGGCAAATCACAAATCATCCGTAAAAAGAATTCGTCAAACAGCAAAAAAAAGGTTACACAATCGTTATTACGCTAAGACGGCGCGCAATGCTGTACGGGCTTTACGTAGTGTTAAAGAACCTGCTGAAGCAGCTGCGATGTTGCCAAAAGTTGCTTCTATGCTTGACAAATTGGCTAAACGCAACATGATCCACAAAAACAAAGCGAATAATCTAAAATCGAAATTAGCTTTGCACGTCAATAAATTGGCGAAATAA
- the lon gene encoding endopeptidase La, which yields MDILLNKILSNDSDESTGYLSIVADNSESESINLSQDELIPVLPLRNMVMFPNVVLPIAVSRNKSLRLIREVYKNNGVLAATTQKDIKVDDPGLSDLYPIGTIARIVRILEMPDNSTTVLLQGITRFELLEITSKTPFHQGFIKTMTDQIPNEDNRVFVALIEAIKDLAIKIIQNSGTIPPETTFAIRNIDNPEQLINYITGNFALKVTEKQRLLEIDDLEERGYQLLEILNKESQLLEIKASIQSKAREDIDQQQREYFLQQQMKTIQDELGGGTSEQQINEMREKAALKKWNKEVAELFEKELSKLERTHPHSPDYPVQMNYVETILELPWNEYTKDNFDLKRAKRTLDRDHFGLEKVKDRILEHLAVLKLKGDLKSPILCLYGPPGVGKTSLGKSIAETLNRKYIRISLGGLHDEAEIRGHRRTYIGAMPGRIIQNIKKAGSANPVIVLDEIDKVNSDFKGDPSSALLEVLDPEQNSTFHDNYLDIDFDLSKILFIATANTIQTISQPLLDRMELIDVSGYITEEKIEIAIRHLIPRQRENHGLTKEQCILSKEAVRAIIESYTRESGVRELDRKIAKIMRQIAKKVATNETYEIDIPVEELKNYLGAPLFTKDLYEGNDYIGVVTGLAWTSVGGEILFIETSLSKSKAPTLTLTGNLGNVMKESAILALEYIKAHATQLNIDESLFETMNVHVHVPEGAIPKDGPSAGITMVTAMTSAFTGHKVKKALAMTGEMTLRGKVLPVGGIKEKILAAKRANIKEVILCHENQKDIEEIKSSYLKGLKFHFVSDIREVLDIALIK from the coding sequence ATGGACATTCTACTAAATAAAATTTTGAGTAATGATTCAGATGAATCAACGGGCTATCTTTCGATTGTTGCAGACAATAGTGAATCGGAAAGTATAAATCTATCTCAAGATGAGCTAATTCCGGTTCTACCATTGCGCAACATGGTCATGTTTCCCAATGTAGTGCTTCCTATCGCCGTAAGCCGCAATAAGTCGCTGCGCTTAATCCGGGAAGTATATAAGAACAATGGCGTATTGGCAGCAACTACTCAGAAAGACATTAAGGTAGATGATCCTGGCTTATCAGATTTGTATCCCATTGGAACAATCGCTCGTATTGTTCGCATTTTAGAAATGCCGGATAACTCAACTACTGTTTTACTTCAGGGAATTACACGTTTTGAATTACTGGAAATAACTAGTAAAACTCCTTTTCATCAAGGATTTATCAAAACGATGACAGATCAAATTCCTAATGAAGATAACCGCGTTTTTGTTGCATTAATAGAAGCAATTAAAGATCTGGCAATCAAAATCATTCAAAATTCAGGAACAATTCCACCAGAAACGACATTTGCAATCCGAAACATTGACAACCCGGAACAACTGATCAACTATATAACTGGTAATTTTGCGCTGAAAGTTACTGAAAAGCAAAGACTACTTGAAATAGATGATCTAGAAGAAAGAGGGTACCAACTATTGGAGATTTTGAACAAAGAATCCCAATTGCTTGAAATTAAAGCGAGTATTCAGTCAAAAGCGCGTGAAGACATTGATCAGCAACAACGTGAATACTTTTTACAACAACAAATGAAAACCATTCAAGACGAATTGGGTGGAGGCACTTCAGAACAACAGATCAATGAAATGCGTGAAAAAGCAGCTTTAAAAAAATGGAATAAAGAAGTTGCAGAATTATTTGAAAAGGAATTAAGCAAATTAGAGCGCACGCATCCACATTCTCCTGATTATCCGGTTCAAATGAATTATGTTGAAACGATATTAGAGCTTCCGTGGAACGAATACACAAAAGATAATTTTGATTTAAAACGAGCTAAACGAACACTTGACCGTGATCATTTTGGGTTGGAAAAAGTAAAAGACCGAATTTTAGAACATCTGGCCGTTTTAAAATTAAAAGGTGATCTCAAGTCTCCTATTTTATGCCTTTACGGCCCTCCGGGAGTTGGAAAAACTTCATTAGGAAAATCCATTGCAGAAACATTGAATCGAAAATATATTCGGATTTCATTAGGTGGGTTACACGACGAAGCCGAAATCAGAGGTCATCGCAGGACCTACATTGGCGCCATGCCGGGACGAATTATTCAAAATATCAAAAAAGCCGGTTCGGCAAATCCTGTCATAGTACTGGACGAAATTGACAAAGTCAACTCAGATTTCAAAGGTGATCCCTCTTCAGCCCTACTTGAAGTGTTGGATCCAGAACAAAATTCAACATTTCACGACAATTATCTGGATATTGATTTTGATCTTTCGAAAATTTTGTTTATTGCTACGGCAAACACTATACAAACCATTTCGCAACCTTTATTGGATCGGATGGAATTGATTGATGTATCAGGATACATCACAGAAGAAAAAATCGAAATCGCTATACGTCACTTGATTCCGCGCCAACGTGAAAACCATGGATTAACAAAAGAGCAATGTATATTATCCAAAGAAGCAGTACGTGCAATTATTGAATCTTACACACGCGAATCAGGCGTAAGAGAACTGGATCGTAAAATTGCAAAAATAATGCGTCAAATAGCCAAGAAGGTGGCTACCAACGAAACTTACGAAATAGATATTCCTGTTGAAGAACTGAAGAATTACTTAGGAGCTCCATTATTCACTAAGGATTTATATGAAGGGAATGATTATATCGGAGTTGTTACAGGCTTGGCATGGACATCTGTAGGAGGCGAAATTCTTTTCATCGAAACTTCTTTGAGCAAATCAAAAGCGCCAACTCTAACCTTAACTGGCAATTTAGGAAATGTGATGAAAGAATCGGCTATTCTTGCTTTGGAATATATTAAGGCTCATGCAACACAGTTAAATATTGACGAATCTCTATTTGAAACGATGAACGTACATGTGCATGTCCCCGAAGGAGCAATTCCTAAAGATGGCCCATCTGCCGGAATCACAATGGTCACTGCCATGACATCTGCATTTACAGGACACAAAGTAAAAAAAGCATTGGCTATGACCGGCGAAATGACCTTACGAGGGAAAGTATTGCCTGTAGGAGGTATAAAAGAAAAAATATTAGCAGCAAAACGTGCCAATATTAAGGAAGTTATTCTATGCCATGAAAATCAGAAAGATATTGAGGAAATCAAATCATCTTATCTGAAAGGTCTTAAGTTTCACTTTGTCAGCGATATCCGGGAAGTATTAGATATTGCTTTAATCAAATAA
- a CDS encoding carbohydrate kinase family protein, with translation MRQLDILGGVFRDLLFYGHIHANNVLEMMGGTGYNVYTGLAALNIDAKFHGASGDDFPVNDTTTIIGTRTGIFVCRNEKEALAVHRGANLHVTPKALTSNLLFATLECGGDTFLTYAKMMKQKGGMVILDPSPVFEWEASFIEYCDVLIPNAKEYQRIKDIIPKDKPVFLKRGINGGSYFHLGREINQTITNQGEYPLGCGDAFDVAVIYGLLNHYMPEETVRLAVNFGEKTSFIRGSSKAVEQVARDFLK, from the coding sequence ATGCGTCAATTGGATATTCTTGGTGGTGTTTTCAGGGACTTACTTTTTTATGGTCATATCCACGCCAACAATGTATTGGAAATGATGGGTGGTACAGGATATAATGTTTATACAGGCTTAGCTGCTTTGAATATTGATGCTAAATTTCACGGCGCATCCGGAGATGACTTCCCGGTAAATGACACAACTACTATTATAGGAACGCGTACAGGTATTTTTGTCTGCCGTAATGAAAAAGAAGCACTTGCAGTTCATCGTGGAGCCAATTTGCATGTTACCCCTAAAGCTCTTACATCAAATCTTCTTTTTGCCACATTGGAATGTGGAGGAGACACATTCTTAACATACGCAAAAATGATGAAACAAAAAGGAGGAATGGTCATACTCGATCCGTCGCCTGTTTTTGAATGGGAAGCATCCTTCATTGAATATTGTGATGTACTAATTCCTAACGCAAAAGAATATCAAAGAATAAAAGATATTATTCCAAAAGATAAACCGGTTTTCTTGAAACGAGGAATCAATGGTGGAAGTTATTTCCATTTGGGACGTGAAATCAATCAAACAATCACCAATCAAGGAGAATATCCATTAGGATGTGGGGATGCCTTTGATGTTGCCGTTATTTACGGGTTATTGAATCACTATATGCCAGAAGAAACTGTCAGGTTAGCCGTAAATTTTGGAGAAAAAACCTCTTTTATCCGTGGGAGTTCAAAAGCAGTAGAGCAAGTTGCACGTGATTTTCTGAAATAG